A single Streptomyces sannanensis DNA region contains:
- a CDS encoding cystathionine gamma-synthase, translating to MSHEHSFETLAIHAGNTADPLTGAVVPPIYQVSTYKQDGVGGLRGGYEYSRSANPTRTALEENLAALEGGSRGLAFASGLAAEDCLLRTLLVPGDHVVIPNDAYGGTFRLFAKVVSRWGVEWSVADTSDPASVRGALTPKTKVVWVETPSNPLLGITDIAAVAEIAREAGAKLVVDNTFASPYLQQPLSLGADVVVHSLTKYMGGHSDVVGGALITNDAALGEELAYHQNAMGAVAGPFDSWIVLRGIKTLAVRMDRHSENAARVAKMLTEHPKVTRVLYPGLPDHPGHEIAAKQMKNFGGMVSFQVEGGEEAAVEVCNRAKLFTLGESLGGVESLIEHPGRMTHASVAGSALEVPADLVRLSVGIESADDLLADLKQALG from the coding sequence ATGAGCCACGAGCACAGCTTCGAGACCCTCGCGATTCACGCGGGGAACACGGCGGACCCCCTGACCGGTGCGGTGGTGCCGCCTATCTATCAGGTGTCGACCTACAAGCAGGACGGCGTCGGCGGTCTGCGCGGCGGTTACGAGTACAGCCGCAGCGCCAACCCGACCCGCACCGCGCTGGAGGAGAACCTCGCGGCGCTGGAGGGCGGCAGCCGCGGCCTGGCCTTCGCCTCCGGCCTGGCGGCGGAGGACTGCCTGCTGCGTACGCTCCTCGTGCCCGGCGACCATGTGGTCATCCCCAACGACGCGTACGGCGGCACCTTCCGGTTGTTCGCCAAGGTCGTGTCCCGGTGGGGCGTGGAGTGGTCGGTCGCCGACACCTCCGACCCGGCCTCGGTACGGGGCGCGCTGACCCCGAAGACCAAGGTCGTCTGGGTCGAGACCCCGTCCAATCCGCTGCTCGGCATCACCGACATCGCCGCCGTCGCGGAGATCGCCCGCGAGGCGGGGGCGAAGCTGGTCGTCGACAACACCTTCGCCAGCCCCTACCTCCAGCAGCCGCTGTCGCTGGGCGCGGACGTCGTCGTCCACTCGCTGACGAAGTACATGGGCGGCCACTCGGACGTCGTCGGCGGCGCGCTGATCACCAACGACGCCGCGCTGGGCGAGGAACTCGCCTACCACCAGAACGCGATGGGCGCGGTGGCCGGCCCCTTCGATTCCTGGATCGTGCTGCGCGGCATCAAGACGCTGGCCGTCCGCATGGACCGGCACAGCGAGAACGCCGCCCGGGTCGCCAAGATGCTCACCGAGCACCCCAAGGTGACCCGCGTCCTCTACCCGGGCCTGCCGGACCACCCCGGTCACGAGATCGCCGCCAAGCAGATGAAGAACTTCGGTGGCATGGTGTCCTTCCAGGTCGAGGGCGGCGAGGAGGCGGCGGTCGAGGTCTGTAACCGCGCCAAGCTGTTCACGCTCGGCGAGTCGCTGGGCGGCGTCGAGTCCCTGATCGAGCACCCGGGCCGGATGACGCACGCCTCCGTGGCGGGCTCGGCCCTGGAGGTCCCGGCGGACCTGGTGCGCCTCTCGGTCGGCATCGAGTCGGCGGACGACCTGCTGGCGGACCTGAAGCAGGCGCTGGGCTGA